One segment of Paraburkholderia sp. PREW-6R DNA contains the following:
- a CDS encoding FAD-binding oxidoreductase, whose protein sequence is MLRFSNQPHVASYYAATANDTTRHAPLDTTLDVDVCVIGAGLTGISAALNLAERGYSVAVLEASKVGWAASGRNGGQLIGGFACDIDTFSKYMSADDVKRIWDMGIETLDIVRERVAKHRIECDLTIGYLTAANKPRDVSALQKWRDEAQHRFGYDRFSFIDADGVGNYVQSQRYLGGLFDADSGHLHPLNYTLGLARAAREAGVRIFEDSCVTALREESGRHVAQTARGQVKAGFVVLACNTYLGRLAPDIASKIMPVGTYVIATEPLDADRAEALMPAKAAVCDSRFVLDYFRPSPDNRLLWGGKVSYSTFAPRNLGEAMRRDMLKTFPQLHDVKIDYAWGGFVDITMNRAPHFGRLSPTVYFAQGFSGHGVNTTGLAGKLIAEAIHGQASRFDLFGKIRHRDFPGGAALRTPALVLAMAWYRMKDLL, encoded by the coding sequence ATGCTCCGATTCTCGAACCAGCCTCACGTCGCGTCGTATTACGCGGCCACCGCGAATGACACTACCCGGCATGCGCCGCTCGACACTACGCTCGATGTCGACGTCTGCGTGATCGGCGCCGGCCTCACCGGCATCTCCGCCGCGCTCAACCTCGCGGAACGCGGCTACTCAGTGGCCGTACTGGAGGCGTCGAAAGTGGGATGGGCGGCAAGCGGTCGCAACGGCGGCCAGTTGATCGGCGGTTTCGCATGCGACATCGACACGTTTTCAAAGTACATGTCGGCCGACGACGTGAAGCGCATCTGGGACATGGGCATCGAAACACTGGACATTGTCAGGGAGCGCGTTGCGAAGCACCGTATCGAATGCGATCTGACGATCGGCTATCTGACCGCCGCCAATAAACCGCGCGATGTGAGCGCGCTGCAAAAATGGCGTGACGAAGCGCAGCATCGCTTTGGCTATGACCGTTTCAGCTTTATCGACGCGGACGGCGTCGGCAACTACGTTCAGTCCCAGCGCTACCTGGGCGGCCTGTTCGACGCGGACAGCGGCCACCTGCATCCGCTGAATTACACGCTTGGCCTTGCCCGCGCCGCACGAGAAGCGGGCGTGCGGATTTTCGAAGATAGTTGCGTGACCGCACTGCGAGAAGAAAGCGGCCGGCATGTCGCGCAAACTGCGCGCGGCCAGGTAAAAGCAGGCTTCGTCGTGCTCGCGTGCAACACGTATCTCGGTCGCCTCGCACCGGATATCGCGAGCAAGATCATGCCCGTGGGCACCTACGTCATCGCGACTGAACCGCTCGACGCGGATCGCGCCGAAGCACTGATGCCGGCGAAAGCTGCCGTGTGCGATAGTCGTTTCGTGCTCGATTATTTCCGGCCCTCGCCCGACAATCGTTTGCTGTGGGGCGGCAAGGTCAGCTATTCGACCTTCGCGCCGCGCAATCTGGGTGAAGCGATGCGCCGCGATATGCTCAAAACATTCCCGCAACTCCACGATGTCAAAATCGACTATGCGTGGGGCGGCTTCGTGGACATCACGATGAATCGCGCGCCGCATTTCGGCCGGCTGTCCCCTACGGTATATTTTGCGCAAGGCTTCTCTGGACACGGCGTGAACACTACGGGACTTGCCGGCAAGCTGATCGCCGAGGCAATTCATGGTCAGGCATCGCGCTTCGATCTGTTCGGCAAGATCCGTCACCGTGATTTTCCTGGCGGCGCAGCGTTGCGCACGCCCGCCCTCGTACTCGCCATGGCCTGGTATCGGATGAAGGACCTGCTTTGA
- a CDS encoding DUF3138 family protein, which yields MKKKLICLLVAGSLPGLALADATSDQIRALQAQLNALQKEVKQLRAEVATKPKAAATAATATAAPAPAVAAAPVDIPSPDYGKAQATLTNDDVTAMKQQIANQQLKVDSLEDAAQTGPIAGLSVTGYIDPTYIYNRAQSSSSFLFANHESAYNYFNSTFGDLYLDIKKTFGVGPMAPSAEITLMPNRGNGITLLQNSHGEIGNNILNTAVVNVPISATTTLVTGLIPSFGGYEVQQSNQMLTLTHNLLYDFSDPGSYVGIGANYTAGNWAWKFFLGNEQYRTYGATTQIGTNALGDPITTSNKIPTFTARTDYTWSSALDIGGSFNIGRQTLASAVDANTGAVSYGVGGQSPSAGGTFFFGEADLTYMLADVQYNAEVDYGQQQNAAYNGGQAQWYGLSLLAHRKFNMPVVGRMGATLRYDLLVDSKNGGGGGGIALNGNGMDTSNGFGIGADCLANSKANGGLGFECKGATRQDVSLDLLFYPTQQITVKVEYRHDWANKQVFLKNDGSYGKSNDLLATQFIYSF from the coding sequence ATGAAGAAGAAGCTCATCTGTCTGTTGGTGGCGGGGAGTTTGCCTGGCCTTGCGCTGGCAGATGCCACCAGTGACCAGATCAGGGCGCTCCAGGCCCAGTTGAACGCGCTGCAAAAGGAGGTGAAGCAGTTACGGGCCGAAGTGGCGACGAAGCCCAAGGCGGCAGCCACTGCCGCCACCGCGACAGCGGCACCTGCTCCGGCCGTGGCCGCCGCGCCGGTGGACATTCCCTCGCCGGATTACGGCAAGGCGCAAGCCACGCTGACCAATGACGACGTCACCGCGATGAAGCAGCAGATCGCCAATCAGCAGCTCAAGGTCGATTCACTCGAAGACGCCGCGCAGACGGGACCGATTGCCGGGCTTTCCGTGACCGGCTATATCGATCCGACCTACATCTACAACCGTGCGCAAAGCAGCTCGTCGTTCCTGTTCGCGAACCACGAAAGTGCGTACAACTACTTCAATAGCACGTTCGGCGATCTGTATCTCGACATCAAGAAGACGTTCGGTGTCGGCCCGATGGCGCCTTCCGCCGAAATCACGCTGATGCCGAATCGCGGCAACGGCATTACGCTGCTGCAGAACTCGCATGGCGAGATCGGCAACAACATTCTGAACACCGCCGTGGTCAACGTGCCGATTTCGGCGACTACCACGCTCGTGACCGGCTTGATTCCGAGCTTCGGCGGCTACGAAGTGCAGCAATCTAACCAGATGCTGACACTCACGCATAACCTGCTGTACGACTTCTCGGATCCGGGCAGCTACGTCGGGATCGGCGCCAATTACACGGCCGGCAACTGGGCGTGGAAGTTCTTCCTTGGCAATGAACAGTACCGCACGTATGGCGCGACGACGCAGATTGGCACCAATGCGCTGGGCGATCCGATCACGACAAGCAACAAGATTCCGACCTTCACGGCACGGACCGATTACACATGGTCGAGCGCGCTGGATATCGGCGGGTCGTTCAATATCGGCCGCCAGACGCTTGCGAGCGCGGTCGACGCAAACACAGGCGCCGTTTCTTACGGCGTGGGCGGCCAGTCGCCGAGCGCGGGCGGCACGTTCTTCTTCGGCGAAGCCGATTTGACCTACATGCTCGCCGACGTGCAGTACAACGCGGAAGTCGACTACGGCCAGCAGCAGAACGCGGCGTACAACGGCGGCCAGGCGCAGTGGTACGGCCTCTCGCTGCTGGCGCACCGCAAGTTCAACATGCCGGTGGTGGGCCGCATGGGCGCGACGCTGCGCTATGACCTGCTCGTCGACAGCAAGAACGGCGGCGGCGGTGGCGGCATTGCGCTGAATGGAAACGGCATGGACACCTCCAACGGTTTCGGCATTGGCGCGGACTGTCTCGCCAATTCGAAGGCCAACGGCGGTCTTGGCTTCGAATGCAAGGGCGCAACCCGTCAGGATGTTTCGCTCGACCTGCTGTTCTATCCGACCCAGCAGATCACGGTCAAGGTGGAATACCGCCACGACTGGGCCAACAAACAGGTGTTCCTGAAAAACGACGGTTCGTATGGCAAGTCCAACGACCTGCTCGCAACGCAGTTCATTTACTCGTTCTAA
- a CDS encoding ABC transporter permease subunit, producing MIKPNKALSNSVLTFGFLFLYIPIISLIVYSFNESKLVTVWSGFSLKWYGALLHDDELLSAAWLSLKIGLLTACASVVIGTWAGFVLARFGRFRGFTLFAGMINAPLVIPEVIQGISLLLLFVALEQMLGWPKGRGLFTIWIGHVMLCVSYVAIIVQSRVKELNKSLEEAALDLGATPFKVFFLITLPLISQALMSGWLLSFTLSFDDLVLSAFLSGPGSTTLPLVVFSRVRLGLNPEMNALATIFITTVTIGVIAVNRWMQLRERKRNRDMQIAFALADAADPSPSSPQPAALRKPLDTARA from the coding sequence ATGATCAAGCCCAATAAAGCGCTTTCCAATAGCGTGCTGACATTCGGGTTTCTGTTCCTGTATATCCCGATCATCAGTCTGATCGTGTACTCCTTTAACGAATCGAAGCTCGTCACGGTCTGGTCCGGCTTCTCGCTCAAGTGGTACGGCGCGCTGCTGCACGACGATGAACTGCTCAGTGCGGCCTGGCTCTCGCTGAAGATTGGCCTGCTCACCGCGTGCGCTTCCGTCGTGATCGGCACATGGGCGGGTTTCGTGCTCGCCCGTTTTGGGCGCTTTCGCGGCTTTACGCTCTTTGCCGGCATGATCAACGCGCCGCTCGTGATTCCTGAGGTCATTCAGGGTATATCGCTCCTCCTGCTGTTCGTCGCACTCGAACAGATGCTCGGCTGGCCGAAGGGCCGCGGCCTCTTCACGATCTGGATCGGCCACGTGATGCTATGCGTGTCCTACGTCGCGATCATCGTGCAGTCACGCGTGAAAGAGTTGAACAAATCGCTGGAAGAAGCCGCACTCGATCTCGGCGCGACGCCCTTCAAGGTGTTCTTTCTGATCACATTGCCGCTGATCTCCCAGGCATTGATGTCGGGCTGGCTGCTCTCCTTCACGCTCTCGTTCGACGATCTGGTGCTCTCCGCGTTCCTCTCCGGTCCGGGCTCGACCACGTTGCCGCTCGTCGTGTTTTCACGCGTGCGTCTCGGACTGAATCCGGAGATGAATGCGCTTGCAACGATCTTCATCACCACGGTGACGATCGGGGTAATCGCCGTGAACCGCTGGATGCAATTGCGCGAGCGCAAGCGCAACCGCGACATGCAGATCGCCTTCGCGCTGGCCGACGCCGCCGACCCTTCGCCTTCCTCACCACAACCAGCCGCCCTTCGGAAACCGCTCGATACGGCGCGCGCATAA
- a CDS encoding ABC transporter permease subunit has translation MRHPIPSSAALGAPSSNGMAASLKRRLLMLLPSGRTTVIGVPFLWLTLFFALPFVLVLKISFADLRLGIPPYTDLVTIKDGMVHFAMQLSHYAFLLQDDLYIATYISSLKMAAVSTFFCLLIGYPIAYYIARSEPARRNLLMMGVMLPFWTSFLIRVYAWIGILKDDGLLNHTLMSIGVIHSPLRLYHTDIGVYIGMVYSYLPFMVMPLYAHLVKMDLTLLEAAYDLGCKPWTAFTRITLPLSKNGIIAGSLLVFIPAVGEYVIPELLGGADTLMIGRVMWDEFFNDMDWPMASAVTVAMVLLLLVPMAVFQYYQVKELGDAK, from the coding sequence ATGAGACATCCCATCCCCTCCTCCGCGGCGCTCGGCGCGCCATCCAGCAACGGCATGGCTGCGTCACTCAAAAGGCGCTTACTGATGCTGCTGCCTTCGGGCCGCACGACTGTGATTGGCGTGCCGTTTCTGTGGCTGACACTGTTCTTCGCGCTGCCGTTCGTGCTCGTGCTGAAAATCAGTTTCGCCGATCTGCGCCTGGGCATTCCGCCCTACACGGATCTCGTGACGATCAAGGACGGCATGGTGCATTTCGCGATGCAGCTAAGCCACTATGCGTTCCTGTTGCAGGACGACCTGTACATCGCGACTTATATCAGCTCGCTAAAAATGGCGGCCGTTTCGACTTTCTTCTGCCTGCTGATCGGCTATCCGATTGCGTACTACATCGCCCGTTCCGAGCCTGCCAGACGCAATTTGCTGATGATGGGCGTGATGCTGCCGTTCTGGACGTCATTCCTGATTCGCGTTTATGCGTGGATCGGCATTCTGAAAGACGACGGCCTGCTCAATCACACGCTCATGTCGATCGGCGTGATTCATTCGCCGCTGCGGCTTTATCACACCGACATCGGCGTGTATATCGGCATGGTCTATTCCTACCTGCCCTTCATGGTGATGCCACTCTATGCGCATCTCGTGAAGATGGACCTGACGCTGCTCGAAGCGGCTTATGACCTCGGCTGCAAACCGTGGACCGCGTTCACACGTATCACGCTGCCGCTATCGAAGAACGGAATCATTGCCGGCAGCCTGCTGGTGTTCATTCCGGCCGTGGGCGAATACGTGATTCCCGAACTGCTCGGCGGCGCCGACACACTGATGATCGGGCGCGTGATGTGGGATGAGTTCTTCAACGACATGGATTGGCCGATGGCATCGGCGGTGACCGTCGCCATGGTTCTGCTGCTGCTCGTGCCAATGGCCGTGTTTCAGTACTACCAGGTCAAGGAACTGGGGGACGCAAAATGA
- the potA gene encoding polyamine ABC transporter ATP-binding protein, whose translation MNSTTSTSAAGAAQTGRPAVATKSKPEEFVRIENVVKKFGDSTAVDNVNLNIAKNELFALLGSSGCGKSTLLRMLAGLETVTSGRILVDGEDLAAMPPYKRPVNMMFQSYALFPHMSVEANIAFGLKQEGTPKNEIKERVADALALVQMSRYAQRKPHQLSGGQQQRVALARSLVKRPKLLLLDEPMSALDKKIRQKTQLELVNIIEKVDVTCVMVTHDQEEAMTMAGRLAVMSEGRIVQIGSPTQVYEFPNSRFSAEFIGSTNLFEGTVVADEPDHIFVESEDLESRIYVSHGVTGPLGMPVGISVRPERVKVSLVKPTTPHNWARGVVSDVAYMGSYSLYHVRLPSGKTVVSNLSSSHLMSEGAPSYNDDVFVYWSPASGVVLTQ comes from the coding sequence ATGAACTCGACGACCTCAACAAGCGCAGCCGGCGCCGCCCAGACGGGCCGCCCCGCAGTAGCGACAAAATCGAAACCGGAGGAATTCGTCCGCATCGAAAATGTCGTGAAGAAATTCGGCGACAGCACCGCCGTGGATAACGTCAATCTGAACATTGCAAAGAACGAGCTATTCGCTTTGCTGGGCAGCTCGGGCTGCGGCAAATCCACGCTCCTGCGTATGCTGGCCGGACTCGAAACGGTGACGTCCGGCCGCATTCTGGTGGACGGCGAAGACCTCGCCGCAATGCCGCCGTATAAACGGCCGGTCAACATGATGTTTCAGTCATATGCGCTGTTCCCGCATATGAGCGTGGAAGCGAATATTGCCTTCGGTCTCAAGCAGGAAGGCACGCCGAAGAACGAGATCAAGGAACGCGTCGCCGACGCGCTCGCGCTCGTGCAGATGAGCAGGTACGCACAGCGCAAGCCGCATCAACTGTCGGGCGGCCAGCAGCAGCGTGTGGCGCTCGCCCGTTCGCTTGTCAAGCGCCCCAAGCTGTTGCTGCTCGACGAACCCATGTCGGCGCTCGACAAGAAGATTCGCCAGAAGACCCAGCTCGAACTCGTGAACATCATCGAAAAGGTCGACGTGACCTGCGTGATGGTCACGCACGATCAGGAAGAAGCCATGACGATGGCGGGACGCCTCGCGGTGATGAGCGAAGGCCGTATCGTCCAGATTGGTTCGCCGACCCAGGTCTACGAATTTCCGAATAGCCGCTTTTCCGCCGAATTCATCGGCTCGACCAACCTGTTCGAGGGCACCGTGGTGGCGGACGAGCCGGACCATATCTTCGTCGAAAGCGAGGACCTGGAATCGCGCATCTACGTGAGCCACGGCGTGACCGGTCCGCTCGGCATGCCGGTGGGTATCTCGGTGCGGCCCGAGCGCGTGAAGGTGTCCCTGGTCAAACCGACAACCCCGCATAACTGGGCGCGTGGCGTCGTCTCGGATGTCGCGTACATGGGCAGCTATTCGCTGTATCACGTGCGTCTGCCGAGCGGCAAAACCGTCGTGTCGAATCTGTCCAGTTCGCACCTGATGAGCGAAGGTGCGCCCTCGTATAACGACGACGTGTTCGTCTACTGGTCGCCGGCTAGCGGCGTGGTGCTGACGCAATGA
- a CDS encoding polyamine ABC transporter substrate-binding protein: protein MSVSHFRHAVAGAAFLAFTGFTALSVTPALAADTELNVYNWSDYIAKDTIPNFEKQDGIHVKYDNYDSDDTLQAKLLAGSSGYDIVVPTSNYMAKQIQAGVYQKLDKSKLPNLANLDPVLMKMIADADPGNQYGVPWAYGTDGIGYNVQAVQKALGANAPVDSWALVFDPANLSKLKSCGVSILDQAVDVFAATLQYMHRDPNSTNPADYQAAFEVLKKIRPYITQFNSSGYINDLANNDVCIALGWSGDVGIASRRTEEAKRSYQIKFSNVKEGGLLWFDVMVIPKDAPHPEAALKWINYISDPKVNAAITNEVFYPTANKAARQFVTPAVANDKTVYPGDDVLSKMTLMKPVPTDILRLENRLWAQLKTGH from the coding sequence ATGAGCGTTAGTCATTTTCGTCATGCGGTCGCGGGTGCCGCGTTTCTCGCCTTCACCGGTTTTACGGCGCTGTCGGTCACGCCGGCCCTTGCGGCCGACACGGAACTGAACGTGTACAACTGGTCGGACTACATTGCGAAGGACACGATTCCAAACTTCGAAAAGCAGGATGGCATTCACGTCAAATACGACAACTACGATAGCGACGACACGCTGCAAGCCAAACTGCTCGCCGGCAGCTCCGGCTACGACATCGTGGTGCCGACATCGAACTATATGGCCAAGCAGATTCAGGCCGGCGTGTATCAGAAGCTGGACAAATCGAAGCTGCCGAATCTCGCGAATCTCGACCCCGTGCTGATGAAGATGATTGCCGACGCCGATCCGGGCAACCAGTACGGCGTGCCCTGGGCATACGGCACCGACGGTATCGGCTACAACGTGCAGGCCGTGCAGAAAGCGCTCGGCGCCAACGCCCCGGTGGACAGCTGGGCGCTGGTGTTCGATCCCGCCAACCTTTCGAAGCTGAAAAGCTGTGGCGTGTCGATCCTGGATCAGGCGGTCGATGTCTTCGCCGCCACATTGCAGTACATGCACAGAGATCCGAACAGCACGAATCCCGCCGACTACCAGGCCGCATTCGAAGTGCTGAAAAAAATTCGCCCCTATATCACCCAATTCAATTCCTCGGGCTATATCAACGACCTCGCCAACAACGACGTGTGCATCGCGCTTGGCTGGTCCGGCGACGTCGGCATTGCGAGCCGCCGCACCGAAGAAGCCAAACGCTCGTACCAGATCAAGTTCTCCAACGTGAAGGAAGGCGGCCTGCTGTGGTTCGACGTGATGGTGATTCCGAAAGACGCACCGCACCCGGAAGCCGCGCTGAAATGGATCAATTACATTTCGGACCCGAAGGTCAATGCTGCGATCACCAATGAGGTGTTCTACCCGACGGCCAATAAAGCCGCACGCCAGTTCGTCACGCCCGCGGTTGCGAACGACAAAACGGTTTATCCCGGCGACGATGTGCTGAGCAAAATGACGTTAATGAAACCTGTCCCCACGGATATTCTCCGCCTTGAAAACCGTTTGTGGGCCCAGCTCAAAACCGGCCATTAA
- a CDS encoding aspartate aminotransferase family protein, producing MSYRTEEVAYVQPAAQVRAASAHQQRSTAEYRALDAAHHIHPFSDMGSLNRAGSRVIVKAQGVYLWDSEGNKVIDGMAGLWCVNVGYGRKELADAAYQQMQELPYYNTFFKTTHPPVIELSALLAELAPEPFNHFFYCNSGSEGNDTVLRIVHQYWATQRKHAKKYVISRKNGYHGSTIAGGTLGGMGYMHEQMPSKVEHIVHIDQPYFFGEAEGNLTPEEFALARAQQLEAKILEIGADYVAAFIGEPFQGAGGVIFPASTYWPEIQRICRKYDILLVADEVIGGFGRTGEWFAHQHFGFEPDLITLAKGLTSGYVPMGAVGLHDRVAKAIIENGDFNHGLTYSGHPVAAAVAVANLTLLRDEKIVERVKTDTGPYFQTKLRDTFANHPIIGEISGAGLVAGLQLAESPKARKRFANGGEVGTICRDFCFNGNLIMRATGDRMLLSPPLVINRQEIDEIVSKAKKAIDATAQQLGIS from the coding sequence ATGAGTTATAGAACAGAAGAAGTTGCTTATGTGCAGCCGGCCGCTCAGGTGCGCGCCGCATCGGCACACCAGCAGCGCAGTACTGCCGAATACCGCGCGCTCGACGCCGCGCATCATATCCACCCTTTTTCGGATATGGGCTCGCTCAATCGCGCCGGCAGCCGCGTGATCGTGAAAGCGCAGGGCGTGTACCTGTGGGACTCCGAAGGCAACAAGGTTATCGACGGCATGGCAGGGCTGTGGTGCGTCAACGTCGGCTATGGACGGAAGGAACTGGCCGACGCCGCCTACCAGCAGATGCAGGAACTGCCCTACTACAATACCTTCTTCAAGACCACTCACCCGCCGGTCATTGAATTGTCCGCGCTGCTGGCCGAACTGGCGCCGGAACCGTTCAACCATTTCTTTTACTGCAACAGCGGATCGGAAGGCAACGACACCGTACTGCGCATCGTCCACCAATATTGGGCGACGCAGCGAAAACACGCGAAAAAGTACGTCATTTCGCGCAAGAACGGTTATCACGGTTCGACGATCGCGGGCGGCACACTCGGTGGCATGGGTTACATGCATGAGCAGATGCCTTCCAAGGTCGAGCACATCGTACATATCGACCAGCCGTATTTCTTCGGCGAAGCCGAGGGCAACCTGACGCCGGAAGAATTCGCACTGGCGCGTGCGCAGCAACTCGAAGCGAAGATACTGGAGATCGGCGCGGACTACGTGGCCGCCTTTATTGGTGAGCCTTTCCAGGGAGCCGGCGGTGTCATTTTCCCCGCCTCCACTTATTGGCCCGAAATCCAGCGCATCTGCCGCAAATACGACATTCTGCTCGTCGCGGATGAAGTGATCGGCGGTTTCGGGCGAACCGGCGAATGGTTCGCGCATCAACACTTCGGCTTCGAGCCCGACCTGATCACACTCGCGAAAGGGCTGACGAGCGGATATGTGCCGATGGGCGCGGTCGGTCTGCACGACCGCGTGGCTAAAGCGATCATCGAAAACGGCGACTTCAATCACGGCCTCACGTACTCCGGGCATCCGGTAGCGGCCGCGGTGGCCGTGGCGAACCTGACGCTGCTGCGCGACGAAAAAATCGTCGAGCGCGTCAAGACCGATACGGGTCCGTACTTCCAGACGAAGCTGCGCGACACCTTCGCGAATCACCCGATCATCGGTGAGATTTCCGGCGCAGGTCTCGTGGCCGGTTTGCAACTTGCCGAGAGCCCGAAGGCGCGCAAGCGTTTCGCCAATGGCGGCGAGGTCGGCACGATCTGCCGCGACTTCTGCTTCAACGGCAATCTGATCATGCGCGCCACCGGTGACCGGATGCTCCTGTCGCCGCCGCTCGTGATCAACAGGCAAGAGATCGACGAGATCGTTTCAAAGGCCAAAAAGGCCATCGACGCCACGGCACAGCAACTCGGTATTTCGTAA
- a CDS encoding glutamine synthetase family protein yields the protein MHDIDDFLKKNRVTEIEAIIPDMAGIARGKIIPRSKFESGESMRLPQAVMIQTVTGDYPEDGTLTGVTDPDMVCVPDASTIRMIPWAVDPTAQVIHDCVHFDGTPVAISPRRVLRRVLELYKAKGWKPVIAPELEFYLVDMNKDPDLPLQPPIGRTGRPETGRQAYSIEAVNEFDPLFEDIYEYCEVQELEVDTLIHEVGAAQMEINFMHGDPLKLADSVFLFKRTVREAALRHKMYATFMAKPMEGEPGSAMHMHQSLVDEESGHNLFTGTDGKPTSLFTGYIAGLQKYTPALMPIFAPYINSYRRLSRFMAAPINVAWGYDNRTVGFRIPHSGPAARRIENRIPGVDCNPYLAIAATLAAGYLGMTQNLEATEPLLSDGYELPYQLPRNLEDGLTLMGACEPIAEVLGEKFVKAYLALKETEYEAFFRVISSWERRHLLLHV from the coding sequence ATGCATGACATCGACGATTTTCTGAAAAAGAACCGCGTCACCGAAATCGAGGCGATCATTCCCGACATGGCCGGGATCGCACGCGGCAAGATCATTCCGCGCAGCAAGTTTGAATCCGGCGAGTCCATGCGTTTGCCGCAAGCGGTAATGATCCAGACTGTCACGGGGGACTATCCGGAAGACGGCACGCTCACCGGCGTGACCGATCCGGACATGGTGTGCGTTCCGGACGCCAGCACGATCCGTATGATTCCGTGGGCCGTCGACCCCACCGCACAGGTGATTCACGACTGCGTGCATTTCGACGGCACACCCGTCGCGATTTCGCCGCGCCGTGTTCTGCGCCGCGTGCTCGAGCTTTATAAAGCCAAGGGCTGGAAGCCAGTCATCGCGCCCGAACTCGAGTTCTATCTGGTCGATATGAACAAAGACCCGGATCTGCCGCTGCAGCCGCCTATTGGCCGGACAGGGCGTCCGGAAACGGGCCGCCAGGCCTATTCGATCGAAGCGGTCAACGAGTTCGATCCACTCTTCGAAGACATCTACGAATACTGCGAGGTGCAGGAACTGGAAGTCGACACGCTGATTCATGAAGTGGGCGCCGCGCAGATGGAAATCAACTTCATGCACGGTGATCCGCTGAAACTCGCGGACAGCGTATTCCTCTTCAAGCGCACGGTGCGTGAGGCCGCGCTGCGTCACAAGATGTACGCCACCTTCATGGCAAAGCCGATGGAAGGCGAACCCGGATCGGCCATGCATATGCACCAAAGCCTGGTCGACGAGGAAAGCGGACACAACCTGTTCACGGGCACCGACGGCAAACCTACGTCGCTGTTTACCGGCTATATCGCCGGACTGCAGAAGTACACGCCGGCCCTCATGCCGATCTTCGCACCGTATATCAATTCGTATCGCAGACTCTCCCGTTTCATGGCCGCGCCGATCAACGTCGCGTGGGGTTACGACAATCGCACCGTGGGCTTTCGTATTCCACACTCGGGGCCGGCCGCGCGCCGTATCGAGAACCGCATTCCCGGTGTGGATTGCAACCCGTATCTGGCAATTGCCGCGACACTCGCCGCCGGCTATCTCGGCATGACGCAAAACCTCGAAGCCACCGAGCCGCTGCTCAGCGACGGTTATGAACTGCCTTACCAGCTGCCGCGCAACCTGGAAGACGGCCTGACGCTCATGGGCGCATGCGAGCCGATCGCGGAAGTACTCGGCGAGAAATTCGTGAAGGCTTATCTCGCGCTCAAGGAAACCGAATACGAAGCATTTTTCCGCGTGATCAGTTCATGGGAACGCCGGCATTTGCTGCTGCACGTGTAA
- a CDS encoding gamma-glutamyl-gamma-aminobutyrate hydrolase family protein, with amino-acid sequence MRNKPLVGISADRTMMGVHPSHVVGEKYITAIVDGSQALAMLLPALGERQSAEDVLASVDGLLFTGSYSNVEPRHYGGHPSATGTLHDAARDATTLPLMRAAIAAGVPVLAVCRGFQEMNVVFGGTLHQSVHAVAGLNDHRENKEDDLDVQYAPSHSITLTQGGSLQRLAGGAKEARVNSLHGQGVERLGAGLMAEAIAPDGLIEAVSVTDARAFALGVQWHPEWKHANDALSAAIFRAFGDACRERMRTRAGYGTASAAATHA; translated from the coding sequence ATGCGAAACAAACCCCTGGTCGGTATTAGCGCCGACAGAACCATGATGGGAGTCCATCCGTCGCACGTGGTCGGTGAGAAATACATCACCGCGATCGTCGACGGTTCGCAGGCGCTGGCCATGCTCCTGCCCGCGCTCGGCGAGCGTCAGTCCGCGGAGGATGTGCTGGCGAGCGTCGACGGCCTGCTGTTTACCGGCAGCTATTCCAACGTCGAGCCGCGCCATTACGGCGGCCATCCCAGCGCGACGGGCACGCTGCACGACGCCGCTCGCGATGCGACGACGCTGCCGCTGATGCGCGCCGCGATCGCCGCCGGCGTGCCCGTGCTGGCGGTATGCCGGGGCTTTCAGGAAATGAACGTGGTGTTCGGCGGCACGTTGCATCAAAGCGTTCACGCGGTGGCCGGCCTGAACGACCATCGCGAGAACAAGGAAGACGACCTCGACGTGCAGTACGCACCGTCTCATTCGATCACGCTGACACAGGGCGGCTCGTTGCAGCGGCTTGCGGGCGGCGCGAAGGAAGCGCGTGTGAACTCATTGCACGGCCAGGGCGTCGAGCGGTTAGGCGCGGGCCTTATGGCCGAGGCCATTGCGCCGGACGGCCTGATCGAAGCGGTGAGCGTGACAGACGCGCGCGCGTTCGCGCTGGGTGTGCAGTGGCACCCCGAGTGGAAGCACGCGAACGACGCGCTCTCCGCCGCGATCTTCCGCGCGTTCGGCGACGCCTGCCGCGAACGAATGCGCACCAGGGCCGGCTATGGCACGGCATCCGCCGCCGCCACGCATGCCTGA